Below is a genomic region from Ketobacter sp. MCCC 1A13808.
TAAGTATTAACAGAATAATAATATCTGAGGAAACCATTCATGCGTTTAAGCATCAGAGGTGCATCTGCCAGGCTTTTGGCAAGGGCAGCTATTTTCACAGGGATTGTAGCACTGAGCGGTTGTTCCGCCGCGATCTATAAAGTAACCGGCGACACCATGACCAACATCGGCGAAGATGTAATGGTGCCCTATCTTCTCACTACCGACGACTCCAAAATTGCTTGTGCTTCGGGTGAAGCATTAACACCCCTTCTGCTTTCATTTTCAACTGTCACTACGCCACCGGATCAACTGGAAACGCTGATGGGATTGGTTGGCGGCACTTGTGCATCGCAACGCGCATTTGAGCATGAAATGGCGTATATCCGTTTCGCCAGTGAGCAACGTATTTCCCAGGCAACCAATGCCCGCATAGAATCGAAGCGCTGGCATGCCATCGCTGCTGCCCGTTACTTCCGCAGCTACCAGGCCTTGGGCCGAGCGTTAGGTGAGCCCGGCGGCGAATGCCCGATGTTCGACAATGATTTTGAACAATTAATTTGGTTACTGGGCTCGATCTCCGGCTTGCAGGCTGCACTCGCGGATATACAGTCCGACATGGCTGTCGGCGTTCCTTTTAATGTCGCCCCCAAGGCAGAACGTGCTGTAGCCTGCCTCGACGACGAAAAACACAATGTAAAATGGTGGGGGCTGCCGAAAGCCATTCGTGCCTCGCTGTGGACTATCGTTCCCGGCGTGACGCCAGCGGGTCTTGACCCCTGGCAAGAACTGGAAAACGCGCGAGCAATCGGAATGCAGGAAGGGGTTCGTATCGCCAGTGCTCTGGATGGCTTGGTCTCCTACAACGACAGTAACAACGATCGCGTCAGAGCCATTATCAAACAACACGCGCACTCTATCAGCTCCACGGCACCGAATCGTGAATACCGCATGGTCGATGTCATGGGCAGCGACCTGCTACTGGAACTATCCGACCGCCTGTGGACGCAGGCAACCGGCTCAAGAACCCCCATTGGAGCTTACGGCACTTTCTGGGATGAGAAAGAAGCAGAACCAGAACTCGATCAGAATTTACTGGACGAGCTGCTCTAGATAACCATCGATTGCGTTCGCATCCGGCCGGTAAAGGAACCCGGCCATGAATGCCAACTCAACCCCAATAACAATTAAGTAACTTCTGGACGAGGCTATGAATAAACGACTCAAATCACTAATCACCCCTGTTGCCGCAGGTCTAATGGCATTAAGCAGCTCCGCATTCTCAGCCGATTTGCCCAAGCGCACACTGTGTGTCTGGGACATCGTGGGTAAATCCGGCCCGGTTGCGTCCCAAATGGAAGACTACCGTCTTAGCGCAATCAAATGGGGTGTGGACTTTGAAATGAAAGTCTATACAGACGAGAAAATTGCCGCAGAAGACCTGAAATCCGGTTCCTGTGATGCCACCGCCATGACAGGGCTTCGTGCACGGGAATTTAACTCCTTTACCGGCACACTGGACTCCCTTGGCGCCATTCCCACCCACGAACACATGAAGGTGGTACTGCAATATCTGTCCGATCCGAAGTTAGCAAAACTCATGACCTCAGGCAGTTATGAAATCGGCGGCATCTTGCCTGCTGGCGCGGCCTACCTGTTCACCAATGACCGCACAATTGACACCGTTGCTGAAATGGCCGGTAAAAAAGTGGCTGCTTTGGATTTTGATAAAGCGCAGGCAATCATGATTGAATCCGTGGGTGCCTCACCCGTGTCGGCTTCCATCACTAATTTCGGCTCACTCTTCAACAATGGCAGCGTCGACATTATTGGTGCCCCGGCCATCGCCTATAACGCACTGGAGCTTTATAAAGGCTTAGGCGAAAATGGCGCAGTGGTGAAGTTTTCGATTTTGCAACTGACTGCACAACTGGTTATGCGCAAAGACCGTTTTCCGGAAGGTTTTGGACAAAGCTCGCGAGCTTATACCTTCACCCAATACGGGAAAGCAATGGAAGTAATTGCCGCTGCGGATAAAAGTATCAAGCCCAGTTACTGGTTGGAGTTACCCGAAGAGGATAAGGCTGGCTATCGCGAAATGTTCCGTCAATCACGGCTGAAAATGCGGGACGAAAAACTCTATGACGGTAAAATGCTGTCTTTCCTGAGCAAAGTACGCTGTCAAAAAGATCCAAGCTTGGCGGAGTGCACAGCCAAGGATCGAGAATAATCCAGATATGTACAATTAAAAAAAGCAGGCCATGCCTGCTTTTTTTACGTATGCCAATAAAAATTCCTGTATTCGATTAAAACTATACCTAGTAAGAATTAATTTTTAGTTTATTGTCTGTGATGGCTAGCACAGAATCACTGACAAACTTATAATTCCGAGCTTATTTTTGGCTCTTGTTTATATGTAGTGTTGGGTATTGCCAATTCTCTGAGGGTTCGGGAAGCACAAACTTTCCGATTGGCCGTGCCGATTACAATTACTACCATTTTTAATCACAATAAAAGATGTGGTGGGCAATGAATGCAACTCTGTTCGGGCGTAATCTGCGGGAGTGGGCGTCCTCGTTACCGGTTTTTCTGGTACTTATAGCCGTACTCTTGCTGAGTGTCGGCGAGAATCTGAATTCCCAGCTCAATAAGCTTGGCAATCAGATATGGCCGGATTATTCAATTCTTCGGCTCGATGTACCCATGCCCTCCTGCGATCCGGATATGGATATCGATCTTCGTTTGCAGGAAATCATAGTCAGCAAACAGAAAGAAGCCGAAGACGATCCTTTCGGTGGCATGTTCGGCGATGCGGATATTAACGAAGAAGCCATTCGCACATCACTCAACAAGCAAGTGGAACTCTGCAAGCTCAAACACGATGCAGCCAAGAAAGTGGTTGAGCAAAAAACCCCGAATGTGGAGCGTTTTGTTGCTCTGGATATGACACTGTCGGTGCTGTCTCAATTCCGGCGTGACAACTCCCAAACGTTCCTCGCCATTGTCTTTTTCGTTTGCATCCTGACCACTACGTTAACGCACCACCATATCGGATTGCGGCCGATGCAAACGGTAATGGATTTCCGGTTCGGCATTGTCGCTCAGTTGTTTGCCCATGTATCCCTGACCTACTCTGCCTACTGCTATCTTACCAACGGCTGGGCATCCGGCACCCTGATTCAAAATGAATTTATCCGTTGGTTTTACTTAGCCGGTTTCGGTACGCTCAGCCTGGTTTCCCTGGTACAGCTATTTAAAATACCTCAAAGAGCATTACCCGGCGGCAACATCGGTAAGGCCCTGTTGTCCGTACCCCTCT
It encodes:
- a CDS encoding putative solute-binding protein — protein: MNKRLKSLITPVAAGLMALSSSAFSADLPKRTLCVWDIVGKSGPVASQMEDYRLSAIKWGVDFEMKVYTDEKIAAEDLKSGSCDATAMTGLRAREFNSFTGTLDSLGAIPTHEHMKVVLQYLSDPKLAKLMTSGSYEIGGILPAGAAYLFTNDRTIDTVAEMAGKKVAALDFDKAQAIMIESVGASPVSASITNFGSLFNNGSVDIIGAPAIAYNALELYKGLGENGAVVKFSILQLTAQLVMRKDRFPEGFGQSSRAYTFTQYGKAMEVIAAADKSIKPSYWLELPEEDKAGYREMFRQSRLKMRDEKLYDGKMLSFLSKVRCQKDPSLAECTAKDRE